One segment of Streptomyces sp. YIM 121038 DNA contains the following:
- a CDS encoding class F sortase: MSGPEPEGAGTQHGTSRLVLGVAWAVLLVGLWLWGNEITDVRGGLSDPTTGDVAAVGRPPGLELPGPHEPLADARPQRVDVPSLGVRAPVVARGLDAVGAIDPPPYGQPGVVGWYGGGVRPGAAGAALLVGHVDTESRPAVFYHLSAVRPGEKVRVVRDDGAVAEFTVDDVQVIGRDDFDAKTAYGPRRKGRAELRLITCGGTFDRASRTYSANVVVSAYLTGVSP; the protein is encoded by the coding sequence GTGTCCGGGCCCGAGCCCGAAGGCGCCGGCACCCAGCACGGCACGAGCCGTCTCGTCCTGGGCGTGGCGTGGGCCGTGCTGCTCGTGGGCCTCTGGCTGTGGGGCAACGAGATCACCGATGTGCGCGGCGGCCTCTCCGACCCGACCACCGGCGACGTCGCCGCCGTCGGACGGCCCCCCGGCCTCGAACTGCCGGGACCGCACGAGCCGCTGGCGGACGCGCGGCCGCAGCGCGTGGACGTCCCCTCGCTCGGCGTCCGGGCGCCGGTGGTGGCGCGCGGCCTGGACGCCGTCGGCGCGATCGACCCGCCGCCCTACGGGCAGCCGGGCGTCGTCGGCTGGTACGGCGGCGGGGTACGGCCGGGGGCCGCCGGGGCCGCGCTCCTCGTCGGGCACGTGGACACGGAGAGCAGGCCCGCCGTCTTCTACCACCTCAGCGCCGTGCGCCCCGGCGAGAAGGTGCGGGTGGTGCGGGACGACGGGGCGGTCGCCGAGTTCACGGTGGACGACGTCCAGGTCATCGGCCGCGACGACTTCGACGCGAAGACGGCCTACGGCCCCCGCCGAAAGGGCCGGGCCGAGCTGCGCCTGATCACCTGCGGCGGCACCTTCGACCGCGCGAGCCGCACGTACTCGGCGAACGTGGTGGTCTCCGCGTACCTCACTGGGGTGAGCCCCTGA
- a CDS encoding HAD-IIA family hydrolase, translating to MAERKPIESWLTDMDGVLIHEGVPIPGADSFIKKLRESGKPFLVLTNNSIYTARDLQARLTRMGLEVPVENIWTSALATAKFLDDQRPGGTAYVIGEAGLTTALHDIGYVLTDHDPDYVVLGETRTYSFEAMTKAVRLINDGARFICTNPDETGPSTEGPLPATGAVAALITKATGKKPYFAGKPNPLMMRTGLNAIGAHSETSAMIGDRMDTDVLAGLEAGMETFLVLTGLTSRADIDQYPFRPSKVVDSIADLVDRI from the coding sequence ATGGCAGAGCGCAAGCCCATCGAATCGTGGCTCACCGACATGGACGGGGTACTCATCCACGAGGGCGTGCCGATCCCCGGCGCCGACTCCTTCATCAAGAAGCTCCGCGAGTCCGGCAAGCCGTTCCTCGTGCTCACCAACAACTCCATCTACACCGCCCGCGACCTCCAGGCCCGGCTGACCCGCATGGGCCTGGAGGTGCCCGTCGAGAACATCTGGACCTCGGCCCTCGCCACGGCGAAGTTCCTCGACGACCAGCGGCCCGGCGGCACGGCCTACGTGATCGGCGAGGCGGGCCTGACGACCGCCCTGCACGACATCGGCTACGTCCTGACCGACCACGACCCGGACTACGTGGTCCTCGGCGAGACCCGCACCTACTCCTTCGAGGCCATGACCAAGGCCGTGCGGCTCATCAACGACGGCGCGCGCTTCATCTGCACCAACCCGGACGAGACCGGCCCCTCCACGGAGGGCCCGCTGCCCGCCACCGGCGCCGTGGCCGCGCTGATCACCAAGGCGACCGGCAAGAAGCCGTACTTCGCGGGGAAGCCGAACCCCCTGATGATGCGGACGGGTCTGAACGCCATCGGGGCGCACTCGGAGACGAGCGCCATGATCGGCGACCGCATGGACACGGACGTCCTCGCGGGCCTGGAGGCGGGGATGGAGACCTTCCTGGTGCTCACCGGGCTCACCTCCCGGGCCGACATCGACCAGTACCCGTTCCGGCCCTCCAAGGTCGTGGACTCCATCGCCGATCTCGTGGACCGGATCTGA
- a CDS encoding alkaline phosphatase family protein — MSHGIRRRSLLVSAAALAAAAGPLSGLARAAAARTPKVLVIGLDGTLLSRIKDADAPRLKSLMARGVTAPSSIYANPLAPTMSGPGWATLLTGVWPDKHKVVGNDFAGHDLARYPDFMTRAEAAKPALRTYAVSSWAPLTETIFSPKVDTRVATPSAEYDEGTTKRAVAALTDKDPDAVFVQLDNIDHAGHGSGAASRAYLDAIQGADAQVGRILDAVAARPAHGDEDWLVLVTADHGHTDAGGHGGSSRAERQTFLIAVGDGLTAGSVRHDVRMPDVAVSALAHLGVPVDPAWGLDGRPVQQPRPDAFDALRDRLKPSVDETGIGSGVLGFTHTPPDGWSVDNTRMGGGGVTEWRGWAFTTDEFWTRTERDQQRELNLRARNVFAVADGDEWSDKPVTGTFDSTLISPAYEVTGGAPATLTYTTYYRHEAPQQGQVLVSYDGGAPALVKTYAADTPSTVETVRLQVPAGARTAQVRFRYTGGNNWYWVIDGVGIKPS, encoded by the coding sequence GTGTCCCACGGCATCCGCCGCCGCTCGCTCCTCGTCTCCGCCGCCGCCCTCGCCGCCGCCGCGGGCCCCCTGTCGGGCCTCGCCCGCGCGGCCGCCGCCCGCACGCCCAAGGTCCTGGTCATCGGCCTCGACGGCACGCTCCTCAGCCGCATCAAGGACGCCGACGCCCCCCGCCTGAAGTCCCTGATGGCCCGCGGCGTCACCGCCCCGAGCAGCATCTACGCCAACCCGCTCGCCCCCACCATGTCGGGACCCGGCTGGGCCACGCTGCTCACCGGCGTCTGGCCCGACAAGCACAAGGTCGTGGGCAACGACTTCGCCGGCCACGACCTCGCCCGCTACCCCGACTTCATGACGCGCGCCGAGGCCGCGAAGCCCGCCCTGCGCACCTACGCCGTGTCCTCCTGGGCGCCCCTCACCGAAACGATCTTCTCGCCGAAGGTCGACACGCGCGTCGCGACGCCGTCCGCCGAGTACGACGAGGGCACCACGAAGCGCGCCGTCGCCGCCCTCACGGACAAGGACCCCGACGCCGTCTTCGTCCAGCTCGACAACATCGACCACGCCGGGCACGGCAGCGGCGCCGCCAGCCGCGCCTACCTCGACGCCATCCAGGGCGCCGACGCCCAGGTCGGCCGCATCCTCGACGCCGTGGCCGCCCGCCCGGCGCACGGGGACGAGGACTGGCTGGTCCTGGTCACCGCCGACCACGGCCACACCGACGCGGGCGGCCACGGCGGCTCCAGCAGGGCCGAGCGGCAGACCTTCCTCATCGCCGTCGGGGACGGGCTCACCGCCGGTTCCGTACGGCACGACGTGCGCATGCCCGACGTCGCCGTCAGCGCCCTCGCCCACCTCGGCGTCCCCGTCGACCCCGCCTGGGGCCTCGACGGCCGCCCGGTGCAGCAGCCGCGCCCCGACGCCTTCGACGCGCTGCGCGACCGGCTGAAGCCGTCCGTGGACGAGACCGGCATCGGCTCCGGCGTCCTCGGCTTCACCCACACCCCGCCCGACGGCTGGAGCGTCGACAACACGAGGATGGGCGGCGGTGGCGTCACCGAATGGCGCGGCTGGGCCTTCACCACGGACGAGTTCTGGACGCGGACCGAGCGCGACCAGCAGCGCGAACTCAACCTCAGGGCCCGGAACGTGTTCGCCGTCGCCGACGGCGACGAGTGGTCCGACAAGCCCGTCACCGGCACCTTCGACTCCACCCTGATCAGCCCCGCGTACGAGGTCACCGGCGGCGCCCCGGCGACCCTCACGTACACGACGTACTACCGCCATGAGGCCCCGCAGCAGGGCCAGGTGCTCGTCTCCTACGACGGCGGCGCCCCCGCCCTCGTGAAGACGTACGCAGCCGACACCCCGTCCACCGTCGAGACCGTCCGGCTCCAGGTCCCGGCCGGAGCCCGGACGGCACAGGTCCGCTTCCGCTACACCGGCGGCAACAACTGGTACTGGGTGATCGACGGAGTCGGGATCAAGCCCTCGTGA
- a CDS encoding 2-aminoethylphosphonate ABC transporter substrate-binding protein produces the protein MRTVTPVRALAALGGCALLATTLTACGGDSAASDAKVVTVYSADGLKGENGDGWYDQVFKDFEKKTGIEVKYVEGGSGEMVQRAVREKSNTQADVLVTLPPFIQQADAKGLLQAYSPEGAEQVDGANKASDGKWTTVVNNYFGFIYNKKELKGSKTPRTWDELTDGAYKNKIQYSTPGVAGDGTAVLIKAMHDFGGKEAAMKYLGKLQSNNVGPSASTGKLAPKVDKGELLVANGDVQMNYAQSKDMPNLGIWFPAKGGAKPTTFALPYAAGLVTKAPHSANAKKFLDYLLSRTAQRQVSEIGGGFAARKDVKATDANAIALEKLLNGVEVFEPDWADISENLTSYVEDWKSATGS, from the coding sequence ATGCGTACCGTCACCCCCGTCCGCGCGCTCGCCGCCCTCGGCGGCTGTGCCCTGCTGGCCACCACCCTCACCGCCTGCGGCGGCGACTCCGCCGCGTCCGACGCCAAGGTCGTCACCGTCTACAGCGCCGACGGCCTCAAGGGCGAGAACGGCGACGGCTGGTACGACCAGGTCTTCAAGGACTTCGAGAAGAAGACCGGCATCGAGGTCAAGTACGTCGAGGGCGGCTCCGGCGAGATGGTGCAGCGCGCCGTCCGCGAGAAGTCCAACACCCAGGCCGACGTCCTCGTCACCCTGCCCCCGTTCATCCAGCAGGCCGACGCCAAGGGCCTGTTGCAGGCGTACTCCCCCGAGGGCGCCGAGCAGGTCGACGGCGCGAACAAGGCGTCCGACGGCAAGTGGACCACCGTCGTGAACAACTACTTCGGCTTCATCTACAACAAGAAGGAGCTGAAGGGCTCCAAGACGCCCAGGACCTGGGACGAGCTGACCGACGGCGCGTACAAGAACAAGATCCAGTACTCCACGCCGGGCGTCGCGGGCGACGGCACCGCCGTGCTCATCAAGGCCATGCACGACTTCGGCGGCAAGGAGGCCGCCATGAAGTACCTGGGCAAGCTCCAGTCCAACAACGTCGGCCCGTCCGCCTCCACCGGCAAGCTCGCGCCCAAGGTCGACAAGGGCGAACTGCTCGTCGCCAACGGCGACGTCCAGATGAACTACGCCCAGTCCAAGGACATGCCCAACCTCGGCATCTGGTTCCCCGCCAAGGGGGGCGCGAAGCCCACCACCTTCGCGCTCCCGTACGCCGCGGGCCTCGTCACCAAGGCCCCGCACAGCGCCAACGCCAAGAAGTTCCTCGACTACCTCCTCAGCCGCACCGCCCAGCGGCAGGTCAGCGAGATCGGCGGCGGCTTCGCGGCCCGCAAGGACGTCAAGGCCACCGACGCCAACGCCATCGCCCTGGAGAAACTCCTGAACGGCGTGGAGGTCTTCGAGCCGGACTGGGCAGACATCTCCGAGAACCTCACGTCGTACGTCGAGGACTGGAAGTCCGCCACCGGCAGCTGA
- a CDS encoding ABC transporter permease subunit: protein MLVHSRKGKWTMWAVFAVLFLPVFALPLAVIVMASFAGHWSGAFPSAFTTEHYTAATRGESLEALTTSLLTALGASTAALAAGTWAALAAARLRKPGKRAVDALFMLPVAVPSVVVGLAVLVAFSKPPVILNGTSTIVVLAHAILVTAFAYQSVSAALVRLDPVYEQAAASLGARPAYVLWRVKLPLLLPSLTAAAGLCFALSMGELSATMMLYPPDWTPLPVRIYAATDRGAAFTGAALAVVLMGATLIVLFAVSRIRTRASYR, encoded by the coding sequence GTGCTGGTGCATAGCCGCAAGGGCAAGTGGACGATGTGGGCGGTGTTCGCCGTCCTCTTCCTGCCGGTGTTCGCGCTGCCGCTCGCCGTCATCGTCATGGCCTCGTTCGCGGGCCACTGGTCGGGGGCGTTCCCGTCCGCGTTCACCACCGAGCACTACACGGCGGCGACCCGGGGCGAGTCCCTGGAGGCCCTCACCACCAGTCTGCTCACCGCGCTCGGCGCGAGCACCGCCGCGCTCGCCGCGGGCACCTGGGCGGCCCTCGCGGCGGCCCGGCTGCGCAAGCCCGGCAAGCGGGCCGTCGACGCGCTGTTCATGCTGCCCGTCGCCGTGCCGTCCGTCGTCGTCGGGCTCGCCGTGCTCGTCGCCTTCAGCAAGCCGCCGGTGATCCTCAACGGCACGTCCACGATCGTCGTCCTCGCGCACGCGATCCTCGTCACGGCGTTCGCCTACCAGTCGGTCTCGGCCGCCCTCGTGCGCCTCGACCCGGTGTACGAGCAGGCCGCGGCGTCCCTGGGCGCCCGGCCCGCGTACGTCCTGTGGCGGGTCAAGCTGCCGCTGCTCCTGCCGTCCCTGACGGCCGCCGCGGGCCTGTGCTTCGCCCTGTCCATGGGCGAGCTCAGCGCCACGATGATGCTCTACCCGCCGGACTGGACGCCCCTGCCCGTACGGATCTACGCGGCCACCGACCGGGGCGCCGCCTTCACCGGGGCGGCCCTCGCCGTGGTCCTCATGGGTGCCACCCTGATCGTCCTCTTCGCGGTGTCCCGCATCCGCACCCGCGCCTCCTACCGCTGA
- a CDS encoding 2-aminoethylphosphonate ABC transporter permease subunit: MPSFVWVLPPIALLGAVFLYPLGLVVQQSVRPDSGGTSLQPYADVFASESFRDALGTTVWLAVGATVGCLVLGFVLALVIAFVPFPGGKAVAKFIDVFLSFPSFLITLALLFIYGTKGMANGLWTDATGSGGDGPFQFLTTPWGVLLAEITYFTPFVMRPLLAAFSQLDTAQLEVASSLGARPARIVRKVILPEALPALAAGGSLVLVMCLNEFGIVLFTGAKGVTTLPTLVYGKAMLESDYPAACVVAVVNIAISVGLYGLYRVVSRRAGA, translated from the coding sequence GTGCCCTCGTTCGTCTGGGTGTTGCCCCCCATCGCCCTGCTCGGGGCCGTCTTCCTCTATCCGCTCGGCCTCGTCGTGCAGCAGTCCGTGCGGCCGGACAGTGGGGGTACGTCCCTCCAGCCGTATGCCGATGTGTTCGCCTCGGAGTCCTTCCGGGACGCGCTCGGGACCACCGTGTGGCTGGCCGTGGGGGCGACCGTCGGATGTCTGGTGCTCGGGTTCGTGCTCGCGCTCGTCATCGCCTTCGTGCCGTTCCCCGGCGGGAAGGCCGTCGCCAAGTTCATCGACGTCTTCCTGTCCTTCCCGTCCTTCCTCATCACCCTCGCGCTCCTCTTCATCTACGGCACCAAGGGCATGGCCAACGGGCTGTGGACGGACGCGACCGGGAGCGGCGGCGACGGGCCCTTCCAGTTCCTGACCACGCCGTGGGGCGTGCTGCTCGCCGAGATCACGTACTTCACGCCGTTCGTGATGCGGCCGCTGCTCGCCGCCTTCTCGCAGCTCGACACCGCGCAGCTGGAGGTGGCCTCCAGCCTCGGCGCACGGCCCGCGCGGATCGTGCGGAAGGTGATCCTGCCGGAGGCGCTGCCCGCGCTCGCGGCGGGCGGCAGCCTCGTCCTGGTGATGTGCCTGAACGAGTTCGGGATCGTCCTGTTCACCGGGGCCAAGGGCGTCACGACCCTGCCGACGCTCGTCTACGGCAAGGCGATGCTCGAATCCGACTACCCGGCGGCCTGCGTCGTCGCCGTCGTCAACATCGCGATCTCCGTGGGCCTCTACGGCCTGTACCGGGTGGTGAGCCGTCGTGCTGGTGCATAG
- a CDS encoding ABC transporter ATP-binding protein: MSSGIRFDSVSVAYGGNVVLDSLDLTVEPGEVMALLGPSGSGKTTALRAVAGFVTPAAGRVFIGDRDVTGLPPHRRGIGMVVQQYALFPHLRVEENVAFGLRAQKAPKAEIPARVAEALEMVGMAAYARRYPRELSGGQQQRVAIARALAIRPGVLLLDEPLSALDAQLRSGMLAELARLHRELPDVSILYVTHDQVEALTLADRIAVMDRARLRDVGTPQELYRRPRTEFTASFVGNANLLPVSVGEGAVSLGAAEVKVATDGVAAGATATLCVRPHLLGLGPGPNALTGSVTEVQWRGSTHRLYVDVDGHAVKADVRELRVPPGLGERVTLHFAPEDAVLLAAGVCDG, translated from the coding sequence ATGAGCAGCGGCATACGGTTCGACTCGGTGTCGGTCGCGTACGGCGGCAACGTCGTCCTCGACTCGCTCGACCTGACCGTCGAGCCCGGCGAGGTCATGGCGCTGCTCGGGCCCTCCGGGTCCGGCAAGACCACCGCCCTCCGGGCCGTCGCCGGGTTCGTGACACCGGCCGCCGGGCGGGTGTTCATCGGCGACCGCGACGTGACGGGCCTGCCGCCGCACCGGCGCGGCATCGGCATGGTCGTCCAGCAGTACGCGCTCTTCCCGCACCTGCGGGTCGAGGAGAACGTGGCGTTCGGCCTCCGGGCGCAGAAGGCCCCCAAGGCGGAGATCCCGGCGCGCGTCGCCGAGGCCCTGGAGATGGTCGGGATGGCCGCGTACGCCCGGCGGTACCCGCGCGAGCTGTCCGGCGGCCAGCAGCAGCGCGTCGCCATCGCCCGGGCCCTCGCCATCCGGCCCGGGGTGCTCCTCCTCGACGAGCCGCTGTCCGCGCTCGACGCGCAGCTGCGCTCCGGCATGCTCGCCGAACTCGCCCGGCTGCACCGGGAGCTGCCGGACGTCTCCATCCTGTACGTCACCCACGACCAGGTCGAGGCGCTCACCCTCGCCGACCGGATCGCCGTCATGGACCGGGCCCGGCTGCGGGACGTGGGCACGCCGCAGGAGCTGTACCGGCGCCCGCGCACGGAGTTCACGGCCTCCTTCGTGGGCAACGCGAACCTCCTGCCGGTGTCGGTGGGCGAGGGCGCGGTGTCCCTCGGCGCGGCCGAGGTGAAGGTCGCCACGGACGGCGTCGCGGCCGGAGCCACGGCCACGCTGTGCGTGCGGCCGCACCTGCTGGGCCTCGGGCCCGGGCCCAACGCGCTGACCGGCAGCGTCACGGAGGTGCAGTGGCGGGGGTCCACGCACCGGCTGTACGTCGACGTGGACGGGCACGCGGTGAAGGCCGACGTGCGCGAGCTGCGGGTGCCCCCGGGGCTGGGGGAGCGGGTCACGCTGCACTTCGCACCCGAGGACGCGGTGCTGCTTGCCGCAGGGGTTTGCGATGGGTGA
- a CDS encoding phosphonatase-like hydrolase translates to MVRELTTHIKLAVLDMAGTTVADGGLVERAFAAAAGELGVEPGSADHAAKLDYVRATMGESKISVFRHLFGAEDLAQRANTAFEKAYGELVDGGLVAPVDGAREAIEELRADGLTVVLTTGFARVTQDAILGALGWRDLVELTLCPADAGGRGRPYPDMVLAAFLRTGAADSVREVAVAGDTAYDMRSGTRAGAGIVAGVRTGAHGEAALRDAGATHVLPSVVELPALIRDFGS, encoded by the coding sequence ATGGTGAGGGAATTGACCACGCACATCAAGCTGGCCGTACTCGACATGGCCGGGACCACCGTCGCCGACGGCGGCCTGGTCGAGCGGGCCTTCGCGGCGGCCGCGGGGGAGCTGGGCGTCGAGCCCGGCTCCGCCGACCACGCGGCGAAGCTCGACTACGTCCGCGCCACCATGGGCGAGTCCAAGATCTCCGTCTTCCGGCACCTGTTCGGCGCCGAGGACCTGGCCCAGCGGGCCAACACGGCCTTCGAGAAGGCGTACGGGGAGCTGGTCGACGGCGGTCTCGTCGCGCCCGTCGACGGGGCCCGCGAAGCCATCGAGGAGCTCAGGGCCGACGGTCTCACCGTGGTCCTCACCACGGGCTTCGCCCGTGTCACCCAGGACGCGATCCTCGGTGCCCTCGGCTGGCGGGACCTGGTGGAGCTCACCCTGTGCCCCGCCGACGCGGGCGGGCGCGGGCGCCCCTACCCGGACATGGTGCTCGCCGCGTTCCTGCGCACCGGCGCCGCCGACTCGGTGCGCGAGGTGGCCGTCGCCGGGGACACCGCGTACGACATGCGCAGCGGCACCCGCGCCGGGGCCGGGATCGTCGCGGGCGTCCGCACCGGCGCCCACGGCGAGGCGGCCCTGCGGGACGCCGGGGCCACGCACGTGCTGCCCTCGGTCGTGGAACTGCCCGCCCTGATCCGGGACTTCGGGTCATGA
- a CDS encoding TIGR03364 family FAD-dependent oxidoreductase, giving the protein MRVIVVGAGVVGTMHAWHAVERGHEVVQIERESEARGASLRNFGQIWVSGRAGGEELETALRARELWEGIGARVPGIGFRANGSLTLVRTERERAVAEAALARPDAAARGYKLFAPDEARALNPALRGDFAAALWCERDAAVEPRTAQLRLREELLKSPRYTFLPGREVRDVVGPAAVRDDHGDVHTGDAVVLCTGAWLGGLVRELAPDLPVRRVRLQMMQTDPLGEPLTTSVADADSFRYYPAYRSPELDALNAGQEQPPTAAAHKMQLLMVQRADGGLTIGDTHEYEHPFAFDTVEDPYDHLTEVVEGFLGRPLPKVRRRWAGVYAQCVDTSRVVHRERVGDGVWLVTGPGGRGMTCSPAIAEQTADELGW; this is encoded by the coding sequence GTGAGAGTCATCGTCGTAGGAGCAGGCGTGGTCGGCACCATGCACGCCTGGCACGCAGTGGAGCGCGGCCACGAGGTCGTACAGATCGAGCGCGAGAGCGAGGCCCGGGGGGCGTCCCTGCGCAACTTCGGGCAGATATGGGTGAGCGGCCGCGCGGGCGGCGAGGAGCTGGAGACGGCCCTGCGCGCCCGCGAGCTGTGGGAGGGGATCGGCGCCCGCGTCCCGGGTATCGGCTTCCGTGCCAACGGCTCGCTGACCCTGGTGCGCACCGAGCGGGAGCGCGCCGTCGCCGAGGCCGCGCTCGCCCGCCCCGACGCCGCCGCCCGCGGCTACAAGCTGTTCGCCCCCGACGAGGCCCGCGCCCTCAACCCGGCGCTGCGCGGCGACTTCGCCGCCGCCCTGTGGTGCGAGCGGGACGCCGCCGTCGAGCCGCGCACCGCGCAGCTGCGCCTGCGCGAGGAGCTCCTGAAGTCCCCGCGCTACACCTTCCTGCCCGGCCGCGAGGTCCGCGACGTGGTCGGCCCCGCCGCCGTGCGCGACGACCACGGCGACGTGCACACCGGCGACGCCGTCGTCCTGTGCACCGGCGCCTGGCTCGGCGGCCTCGTCCGCGAGCTGGCCCCCGACCTGCCGGTGCGCCGGGTGCGCCTGCAGATGATGCAGACCGACCCGCTGGGCGAGCCGCTCACCACGTCCGTCGCCGACGCCGACAGCTTCCGCTACTACCCGGCGTACCGCTCCCCGGAGCTCGACGCCCTCAACGCGGGGCAGGAGCAGCCCCCGACGGCCGCCGCGCACAAGATGCAGCTCCTCATGGTGCAGCGCGCCGACGGCGGCCTGACCATCGGCGACACCCACGAGTACGAGCACCCCTTCGCCTTCGACACCGTCGAGGACCCCTACGACCACCTCACCGAGGTCGTCGAGGGCTTCCTCGGGCGCCCCCTCCCCAAGGTCCGGCGGCGCTGGGCGGGGGTGTACGCGCAGTGCGTCGACACCAGCAGGGTCGTGCACCGCGAGCGCGTGGGCGACGGGGTGTGGCTGGTCACCGGGCCCGGCGGGCGCGGCATGACCTGCTCGCCCGCGATCGCCGAGCAGACCGCCGACGAACTGGGATGGTGA
- a CDS encoding GntR family transcriptional regulator, with amino-acid sequence MDHQDNPIAAPPAHLPGGPVRSGIPEHGRIPKYYAVKARIAELIEELGVGRALPTERDLAERYEVARETVRQALRELLLEGRLRRQGRGTVVAGPKLEQPLSLASYTEGVRRQGRTPGRTLISLDRFPCPAALAADIGAAADEPVWHMERVLLADDERVGLESTYVAVARVPRLDADFDPDSSFYAYLRDELGIAFGDADERIETVLATPREALLVGTPPALPMLLLHRLSRDTEGGPLERVRTLYRGDRFSFTTHLG; translated from the coding sequence GTGGACCACCAGGACAACCCCATCGCCGCCCCGCCCGCCCACCTGCCCGGCGGGCCGGTTCGCTCGGGCATTCCCGAGCACGGCCGTATCCCCAAGTACTACGCGGTCAAGGCACGGATCGCGGAGCTGATCGAGGAGTTGGGCGTGGGGCGGGCGCTGCCCACGGAGCGGGACCTCGCGGAGCGGTACGAGGTGGCGCGCGAGACCGTGCGGCAGGCGCTGCGCGAGCTGCTGCTCGAGGGCAGGCTGCGCCGGCAGGGCCGCGGCACGGTCGTCGCGGGGCCCAAGCTGGAGCAGCCGCTGTCCCTCGCCAGCTACACCGAGGGCGTGCGCCGCCAGGGCCGCACCCCGGGCCGTACCCTCATCTCCCTCGACCGCTTCCCCTGCCCGGCCGCCCTCGCCGCCGACATCGGGGCCGCGGCGGACGAACCGGTCTGGCACATGGAGCGCGTGCTGCTCGCCGACGACGAGCGGGTCGGCCTGGAGAGCACGTACGTCGCGGTGGCACGGGTGCCGCGGCTCGACGCGGACTTCGACCCCGACTCGTCCTTCTACGCGTATCTGCGCGACGAGCTCGGCATCGCGTTCGGGGACGCCGACGAGCGCATCGAGACGGTGCTCGCGACGCCGCGCGAGGCGCTGCTCGTCGGGACGCCGCCCGCGCTGCCGATGCTGCTCCTGCACCGGCTGTCGCGGGACACGGAGGGCGGCCCGCTGGAGCGGGTGCGGACCCTGTACCGGGGGGACCGCTTCTCGTTCACGACGCACCTCGGCTGA
- a CDS encoding ROK family transcriptional regulator gives MNRADSGTTGPTGANLRALRGHNAAVVLELLRGAGGEGVSRPELAARAGLTPQAVSKIVARLRGEGLVADAGRRASTGGKPATALRLVPEAGGAVGVHLERDALVAVLVDLAGAVVAERRVGVDFSAGVSAVVDLVAREVRGLVDGASAEGGGAVPGAAGTRVGSPSVVLGVGVALPGPLDHVRGVLHRVTGFPGWDGYPLREVLAERLGLAVVVDKDTNAAALGIALAGGAESFAYLHLGTGLGAGLVLGGGLYRGARTGAGEFGHQVVLLDGPLCECGDRGCLEALCLAAVARGDLGGAARLLGVGAGNLVSLLDIDLVLLGGRTVAGAEDVFVRGVGEAVAARSRREGARARVGVASAPGGERGVAEGAAQLVLAPLFGRADVALPARRTG, from the coding sequence GTGAACAGGGCTGACTCCGGTACGACCGGGCCGACGGGGGCGAATCTGCGGGCGCTGCGCGGGCACAACGCGGCGGTCGTGCTCGAACTGCTGCGGGGCGCCGGGGGCGAGGGCGTCAGCCGTCCGGAGCTGGCGGCGCGGGCGGGGCTCACGCCGCAGGCCGTCAGCAAGATCGTCGCGCGCCTCCGGGGCGAGGGCCTCGTCGCCGACGCGGGGCGGCGGGCCTCCACCGGGGGGAAGCCCGCGACGGCGCTGCGGCTCGTGCCGGAGGCGGGGGGCGCGGTGGGGGTGCATCTGGAGCGGGACGCGCTGGTCGCCGTCCTGGTGGATCTGGCCGGGGCGGTGGTGGCCGAGCGGCGGGTGGGGGTGGACTTCTCGGCGGGGGTCTCGGCCGTGGTGGATCTGGTCGCTCGGGAGGTGCGGGGGCTGGTCGACGGGGCTTCGGCCGAGGGCGGTGGCGCGGTGCCGGGCGCCGCGGGGACACGAGTGGGCTCGCCGTCCGTCGTGCTCGGTGTGGGGGTGGCGCTGCCCGGCCCCCTCGACCACGTCCGCGGCGTGCTGCACCGGGTCACCGGGTTTCCCGGGTGGGACGGGTATCCCCTGCGGGAGGTGCTCGCGGAGCGGCTCGGTCTCGCCGTGGTGGTGGACAAGGACACGAACGCCGCCGCGCTGGGGATCGCCCTGGCCGGGGGCGCGGAGTCGTTCGCGTATCTGCACCTGGGGACGGGGCTCGGCGCGGGCCTCGTGCTCGGGGGCGGTCTCTACCGGGGCGCGCGCACCGGGGCGGGGGAGTTCGGGCACCAGGTGGTGCTGCTCGACGGGCCCCTGTGCGAGTGCGGTGACCGGGGGTGCCTGGAGGCGCTGTGCCTCGCGGCCGTGGCGCGGGGCGACCTCGGCGGGGCGGCCCGGCTGCTCGGCGTCGGCGCGGGCAATCTGGTCTCGCTCCTCGACATCGACCTCGTGCTGCTCGGCGGGCGGACCGTGGCGGGGGCCGAGGACGTGTTCGTACGGGGGGTCGGCGAGGCCGTGGCCGCGCGTTCCCGGCGTGAGGGCGCCCGCGCGCGCGTGGGCGTCGCGAGCGCGCCGGGCGGCGAGCGCGGTGTGGCGGAGGGCGCGGCGCAGCTGGTGCTCGCCCCGCTGTTCGGCCGGGCGGACGTGGCCCTGCCCGCGCGCCGGACCGGCTGA